From the genome of Campylobacter concisus, one region includes:
- the ispG gene encoding flavodoxin-dependent (E)-4-hydroxy-3-methylbut-2-enyl-diphosphate synthase, with translation MQRYPTKQIKIRNVLIGGDAPISVQSMTFSKTKDVKGTLEQIQRLYFAGCDIVRCAVFDKEDASALKQIVAGSPIPVVADIHFNHTYALIVSEFVDAIRINPGNIGSAKNIKAVVDACKQRNLPIRIGVNSGSLEKQFEDRYGRTVEAMVESAMYNIKLLEDFDFTDIKISLKSSDVERTMQAYRALRPKTNYPFHLGVTEAGTTFHATIKSAIALGGLLLEGIGDTMRVSITGELEEEIKVAKAILKDSGRQKEGLNIISCPTCGRLQADLMAAVKLVEEKTKGIKEPLNVSVMGCVVNAIGEAKGADVAIAFGKGNGMIMRHGEVVARLPESELVDRFLQEIDDEIKSRD, from the coding sequence TTGCAACGATACCCAACAAAACAGATAAAAATTCGCAATGTTTTAATAGGTGGCGACGCGCCAATATCCGTGCAATCAATGACTTTTTCAAAGACAAAAGACGTAAAAGGCACGCTAGAGCAGATACAAAGGCTATACTTTGCAGGCTGTGACATCGTGCGCTGCGCAGTTTTTGATAAAGAGGACGCCAGCGCACTAAAACAGATCGTTGCGGGCTCACCTATTCCAGTCGTTGCAGACATTCATTTTAACCACACCTATGCGCTTATAGTTAGCGAATTTGTCGATGCTATCCGCATAAATCCAGGCAACATTGGCTCAGCCAAAAATATAAAAGCAGTCGTTGATGCCTGCAAACAGCGAAATTTACCTATCCGCATAGGTGTAAATTCTGGCTCACTTGAAAAGCAGTTTGAGGACCGCTACGGCCGCACGGTAGAGGCGATGGTGGAGAGTGCGATGTACAACATCAAGCTTCTTGAGGATTTTGACTTTACGGACATTAAAATTTCGCTTAAATCAAGCGACGTAGAGCGCACTATGCAAGCATATAGAGCGCTTCGTCCGAAGACAAACTATCCGTTTCACCTTGGTGTAACAGAGGCAGGTACCACTTTTCACGCGACTATCAAGTCCGCGATCGCGCTTGGTGGGCTTTTACTTGAAGGTATCGGCGATACGATGAGAGTTAGCATTACAGGCGAGCTTGAAGAGGAGATCAAAGTCGCAAAGGCGATCTTAAAAGATAGCGGGCGACAAAAAGAGGGGCTAAATATCATCTCATGCCCAACTTGTGGGCGTTTGCAAGCTGATCTTATGGCTGCAGTAAAGCTCGTAGAAGAAAAAACAAAAGGTATAAAAGAGCCGCTAAACGTCTCAGTTATGGGCTGCGTGGTAAATGCTATCGGCGAGGCAAAAGGTGCAGATGTTGCCATAGCATTTGGCAAAGGCAATGGCATGATAATGCGTCACGGCGAAGTGGTCGCAAGACTACCCGAGAGCGAACTTGTGGATAGATTTTTACAAGAGATCGATGACGAGATAAAAAGTAGAGACTAA
- a CDS encoding replicative DNA helicase → MAKQRVNEIEFTNLYDIDMERAILSSILQNNDILGEIFDIVKAKDFYLKGHSQIYDAMVACLNSDDPITMPFLKNRLGEKYDEELILDILGTNSLIDIQKYANELREKSIKRSLVKIAHNIPSKVNEDKPSRDMVDDLSQEFYSLIEGGSTGVIKEGKEIITKMMDHINAQALLGEKDIVGLDTGFKKLNEMIKGFKNGDLIIVAARPGMGKTTLCLNFMSQVLKNNAGVVFFSLEMPAEQIMMRMLASKTSIPLQDIMTAKMDDEALARFSDACEEFAASKLFVHDSGYVNIHQVRTQMRKLKAMHPEISLCVIDYIGLMMSTNNYADRHVQIAEISRGLKLLARELDMPIIALSQLNRSLESRANKRPMLSDLRESGAIEQDADIILFVYRDEFYLEQEEKEKEKRASAEGKEYKSNHVFNKLQEKAEIIVGKNRNGETGSVDVLFQKQHSRFEDMSAMPVSDVSFEG, encoded by the coding sequence GTGGCAAAGCAAAGAGTTAACGAGATAGAATTTACCAACCTTTACGACATTGATATGGAGCGAGCTATACTAAGCTCCATTTTGCAAAACAACGATATTTTAGGTGAAATTTTTGACATTGTTAAGGCAAAGGATTTTTATCTAAAAGGGCATTCGCAAATATACGATGCAATGGTGGCATGCCTAAATAGCGATGATCCTATAACTATGCCATTTTTAAAAAATAGACTTGGCGAAAAATACGACGAAGAGCTAATACTAGATATTTTAGGCACAAACTCCCTAATAGACATTCAAAAATACGCAAACGAACTAAGAGAAAAATCTATAAAAAGAAGTCTTGTAAAAATAGCTCACAACATACCAAGCAAGGTAAATGAAGACAAACCAAGTCGCGATATGGTCGATGATCTTAGCCAGGAATTTTACTCTTTGATAGAAGGTGGAAGCACTGGAGTTATAAAAGAAGGCAAAGAGATCATCACGAAAATGATGGATCATATTAATGCTCAAGCTTTACTTGGCGAAAAAGACATAGTTGGACTTGACACTGGATTTAAGAAGCTAAATGAGATGATAAAGGGCTTTAAAAATGGAGACCTCATCATCGTCGCAGCTCGTCCAGGCATGGGAAAAACGACACTTTGTTTAAATTTTATGAGTCAGGTTCTAAAAAATAATGCTGGAGTTGTTTTTTTCTCGCTCGAGATGCCAGCTGAGCAGATAATGATGAGAATGCTAGCAAGCAAGACCTCTATCCCGCTTCAAGACATAATGACCGCAAAGATGGATGATGAAGCGTTGGCTAGATTTAGCGATGCTTGTGAAGAGTTTGCTGCTAGCAAGCTTTTTGTGCATGATAGTGGCTATGTAAATATCCATCAAGTAAGAACGCAAATGCGAAAACTAAAGGCTATGCATCCTGAGATTTCACTTTGCGTGATCGACTACATCGGTCTTATGATGAGTACAAATAACTACGCTGATCGTCACGTCCAAATAGCTGAAATTTCTCGTGGATTAAAGCTTTTGGCACGTGAGCTAGATATGCCAATCATCGCTCTTTCTCAGCTAAATAGAAGCCTTGAATCTCGCGCAAATAAACGCCCTATGCTAAGCGATCTAAGAGAATCAGGTGCGATCGAGCAAGATGCCGACATTATTCTTTTTGTTTATAGAGATGAATTTTATCTAGAACAAGAGGAAAAAGAGAAAGAAAAACGCGCAAGTGCCGAGGGCAAAGAGTACAAGAGCAATCATGTCTTTAATAAGCTTCAAGAAAAGGCTGAGATCATAGTTGGCAAAAATAGAAATGGCGAAACTGGCTCAGTTGATGTGCTCTTTCAAAAGCAACACTCAAGATTTGAAGATATGTCTGCAATGCCAGTATCTGATGTTTCATTTGAAGGCTGA
- a CDS encoding ComEC/Rec2 family competence protein, giving the protein MDKGEQELTATVISSYEKLGDDGKKRQILKLKTDEFSFYTLGAKTDDFKAGDNIFLSVINLDVSFKDYLASSFYMPSFSREKLPRKATLNINQKLQSLIYAQHENSKISQLYSALFLGTSIDAELRDDVSHLGIAHLIAISGYHLGFISAVIFFVFRPLLKFLYARFLPFRNYNFDLAIIVFIVLSFYFFIIGFIPSFLRAFLMSILGFYCTLKGVKILNFKTLFIVALVSISLFPQLLFSVGFYFSLMGVFYIFLYFKHLKDKFSPFIHVILLNLYVCFAMEICVLYFFPLISLQQLSVLAINYIFSVFYPLSAILHMASYGGIFDGLLNNVLNFRLSSTKIFVPAIIFIFYNITSLLAIKFKSIFYILPLLGLLCFFVASYKIYA; this is encoded by the coding sequence ATGGACAAAGGCGAACAAGAGCTAACAGCAACCGTGATTTCTAGCTACGAAAAGCTTGGAGATGACGGCAAGAAAAGGCAAATTTTAAAGCTTAAAACTGATGAGTTTTCATTTTATACGCTTGGAGCTAAAACAGATGACTTTAAAGCTGGAGATAATATATTTCTAAGCGTCATAAATTTAGACGTTAGTTTTAAAGACTATCTTGCTTCCTCTTTTTACATGCCTAGCTTTTCACGCGAAAAACTACCACGAAAAGCCACGCTAAATATCAATCAAAAATTACAATCACTAATCTACGCCCAGCATGAAAATAGTAAAATTTCACAGCTCTACTCGGCTCTATTTTTAGGCACAAGTATTGATGCAGAGTTAAGAGATGATGTCTCGCACCTTGGTATAGCGCATCTTATAGCCATAAGTGGCTATCATTTAGGTTTTATAAGTGCAGTTATATTTTTTGTATTTAGGCCGCTTTTAAAATTTTTATATGCTAGGTTTTTACCTTTTAGAAACTACAACTTTGATCTAGCTATTATCGTTTTTATAGTCTTGTCATTTTACTTTTTTATAATAGGCTTTATACCAAGCTTTTTGCGAGCGTTCTTAATGAGCATTTTAGGATTTTATTGCACGTTAAAAGGTGTTAAAATTTTAAACTTCAAGACACTTTTTATAGTAGCGCTTGTTAGCATATCGCTCTTTCCGCAGCTACTTTTTAGCGTAGGTTTTTACTTTTCACTTATGGGCGTTTTTTACATATTTTTATACTTTAAACACCTAAAAGATAAATTTTCGCCTTTCATTCATGTTATACTTTTAAATTTATATGTTTGCTTTGCAATGGAAATTTGCGTGCTTTATTTCTTTCCGCTCATTAGCTTACAGCAGCTTAGCGTCCTTGCTATCAACTACATCTTTAGCGTTTTTTATCCATTAAGCGCCATACTTCATATGGCTTCGTATGGCGGCATTTTTGATGGATTGCTAAATAATGTTTTAAATTTTAGACTAAGCTCGACTAAAATTTTCGTGCCAGCTATTATTTTTATCTTTTATAATATCACTTCACTTCTAGCTATAAAATTTAAATCCATATTCTACATTTTACCGCTGCTTGGGCTCTTGTGCTTTTTCGTTGCTAGCTATAAAATTTACGCCTAA
- a CDS encoding EamA family transporter produces the protein MNKLIFVTILWAFSFSLIGEFLAGKVDSYLAVFIRVALASLVFLPFTKFRGISPKLAFGIMTIGAVQIGLMYLFYYNSFLYLSVPEVALFTIFTPFYVTLIYDAFSFKFRPLYLFSVGVAVFGALVIKYGAINDGVLKGFLLVQAANICFGAGQSAYKALLEKFDVDQKNVFGYFHFGAFFVAIVALLTLGNPAKFSLTSTQILVLLWLGIVASGVGYFMWNKGACEVDSGVLAIMNNALIPAAIIVNLVFWQKDTDLTRLILGAVIMYISLIIHNKIMKFYGMKIA, from the coding sequence TTGAATAAACTGATCTTTGTAACCATTTTGTGGGCTTTTAGCTTTAGTTTGATAGGTGAGTTTTTAGCTGGCAAGGTTGATAGCTATTTGGCTGTTTTTATTCGGGTTGCGCTTGCGAGCTTAGTCTTTTTGCCATTTACAAAATTTCGTGGCATTAGTCCAAAGCTAGCATTTGGCATCATGACGATCGGAGCGGTGCAAATAGGACTTATGTATCTATTTTATTACAATTCATTTTTGTATCTAAGTGTGCCAGAAGTAGCACTTTTTACCATTTTTACGCCGTTTTACGTGACGCTCATCTATGACGCATTTAGCTTTAAATTTAGGCCACTTTATCTATTTAGCGTTGGCGTTGCGGTTTTTGGAGCTTTGGTTATAAAATACGGTGCTATAAACGATGGTGTATTAAAGGGCTTTTTGCTAGTGCAAGCGGCAAATATCTGCTTTGGAGCAGGGCAGAGTGCATATAAAGCACTTTTAGAAAAATTTGACGTGGACCAAAAAAATGTCTTTGGCTACTTTCACTTTGGGGCATTCTTTGTAGCTATCGTTGCGCTTCTTACTCTTGGCAATCCAGCCAAATTTTCACTTACTTCAACTCAAATTTTAGTGCTTCTCTGGCTTGGCATAGTCGCTAGTGGAGTTGGATATTTTATGTGGAACAAAGGTGCTTGCGAGGTTGATAGCGGTGTGCTTGCCATTATGAATAACGCTCTCATTCCAGCCGCCATCATTGTGAATTTGGTCTTTTGGCAAAAGGACACAGACTTAACTAGGCTAATTTTAGGCGCTGTTATAATGTATATATCTTTGATAATTCATAACAAGATAATGAAATTTTATGGTATGAAGATCGCTTAG
- a CDS encoding TolC family protein gives MKKILAVLLFALPLWAGNLLEIIALAQSARLESLKEFNKNEYINKNKSKKLNLSLDGRYTFVPDEIKGGYMTKAGSITAKVEYLIFDGGASEAADKILDHKGVEKIYKDEELMNLTAFQVAKVYFNAVALNSLINLETKFVDSFAKAAAENEFWFEYGEIDKSEFDAINFTLSKKRAELDELGLKLAELNSRINLLSNGEIGFNAGSKIMMPDFSKDDISAKLGAMEQEKFIKEQENEKQKSKFAPKIYLKDTQSVNNNSFKKGERTTSQMIGAYADANKPRVEFEWKLPDSLSLSKQSQAKRIEEQKAALDLSDEENRIITRLKELESTIKGLNAKLNLQDLKQDKLDSDFIDLLNGYLDGEIKYEEFLFVSEKNFSDRANFILDGDLLELNKLEYFFECARKINEVIIE, from the coding sequence TTGAAGAAGATTTTGGCTGTTTTGCTCTTTGCTTTACCTCTTTGGGCTGGAAATTTACTAGAGATCATCGCTCTAGCGCAAAGTGCAAGGCTTGAGAGTTTGAAAGAATTTAATAAAAATGAATATATAAATAAAAATAAGAGTAAAAAGCTAAATTTATCCCTTGATGGCAGATATACCTTTGTGCCTGATGAGATAAAGGGCGGATATATGACAAAGGCGGGATCGATCACGGCAAAGGTTGAGTATCTTATCTTTGATGGCGGAGCGAGCGAGGCTGCTGATAAAATTTTAGACCACAAGGGCGTGGAGAAAATTTATAAAGATGAAGAGCTGATGAATCTCACTGCTTTTCAGGTCGCAAAGGTCTATTTTAATGCCGTTGCCCTAAATTCGCTTATAAATTTAGAGACAAAATTTGTCGATAGCTTTGCCAAGGCTGCGGCTGAAAATGAATTTTGGTTTGAGTATGGCGAGATAGATAAGAGCGAATTTGATGCGATAAATTTCACTCTTAGTAAAAAAAGAGCTGAGCTAGACGAGCTTGGACTTAAGCTAGCTGAGCTAAACTCAAGGATAAATTTACTCTCAAACGGCGAGATCGGCTTTAATGCTGGCTCAAAGATAATGATGCCAGATTTTAGCAAAGATGATATAAGCGCAAAACTTGGGGCAATGGAGCAAGAAAAATTTATAAAAGAGCAAGAAAATGAGAAGCAAAAGAGCAAATTTGCTCCAAAAATTTACTTAAAAGATACGCAAAGTGTGAATAATAACAGCTTTAAAAAAGGTGAGAGGACGACTTCGCAGATGATAGGTGCTTACGCTGATGCGAACAAGCCTAGAGTGGAGTTTGAGTGGAAGCTGCCTGATAGCTTAAGTCTTAGCAAGCAAAGTCAAGCTAAACGCATTGAAGAGCAAAAGGCGGCACTTGATCTAAGCGATGAAGAAAATAGGATAATCACTCGCCTAAAAGAGCTAGAAAGCACGATCAAAGGCTTAAATGCAAAGTTAAATTTGCAAGATTTGAAGCAAGATAAGCTTGATAGTGATTTTATTGATCTGCTAAATGGGTATCTTGATGGTGAGATAAAATATGAAGAATTTCTATTTGTGAGTGAGAAAAATTTTAGTGATAGGGCAAATTTCATACTTGATGGCGATTTACTTGAGCTAAACAAGCTTGAGTATTTTTTTGAATGTGCAAGAAAAATAAACGAGGTGATAATTGAATAA
- a CDS encoding efflux RND transporter permease subunit has translation MIKTAINRPITTLMVFLSLVVFGIYSLKTMNVNLYPQVNIPIVKITTYANGDMNYIKTKITQKIEDEISSIEGIKKIYSTSFDNLSVVSIEFELNKDLESATNDVRDKMQKARLNANYEIEKLNGLSSSVFSLFITRLDGNETKLMQEIDDVAKPFLERISGVSKVKTNGFLEPAVKILLDRFKLDKNALSANEVANLIKVENLKVPLGKIENEQIQMAIKSNFSAKSVDEIRNLTIKQGVFLKDIASVDLAYKDANEAAIMDKKSGVLLGLELAPDANALTVIALAKSKLDQFKSLLGSEYDVKIAYDKSEVIQKHIDQTAFDMILGVLLTIVIVYLFLRNFSITIISVVAIPTSIVATFFIINALGYDINRLSLIALTLGIGIFIDDAIVVTENIASKLKDEPNALKASFAGIKEIAFSVFAISLVLLCVFVPIAFMSGIVGKYFNSFAMSVAAGIVISFFVSIFLVPTLSARFVNAKQSGFFLKSEPFFEALENGYEKILALALKFKLIFLAITLAVVVCSFALAKFVGGDFMPSEDNSEFNIYFKLDPSLSLQASKEKLKDKILLINADPQVAYAYFILGYTDAKQPYLVKAYVRLKELKDRANHERQNAIMQSFRDRLKSDDMSVIVADLPVVEGGDVQPVKLTITSENGKELEKFVPKISKMLKEINDATDVNSPEEDLLKRVQISIDEDKAKRLNLDKASVASAVYSAFSQNEVSVFENENGKEYELYMRLDDKFRSDTNDILKTKIRSKEGFFVTLGDVATISFEQKPASISRFNRADEIKFLANTKNNAPLNSVANEISKKLDEILPANFKYKFLGFVELMDDTNASFIFTVSASAVLIYMVLAALYESFLLPFLIMLAMPLAFCGVVIGLFISGNPFSLFVMVGVILLFGMVGKNAILVVDFANHFANSGMEANEAVKMAAKKRLRAVLMTTFAMIFAMLPLALSRGAGYEANSPMAISIIFGLISSTLLSLLVVPVLFAWVYNLDKFIRKFYERERI, from the coding sequence ATGATAAAAACAGCCATCAACCGCCCTATAACTACATTAATGGTTTTTTTAAGCCTCGTTGTCTTTGGAATTTATTCTCTAAAGACGATGAATGTAAATTTATACCCACAAGTAAATATCCCAATAGTAAAGATCACGACCTACGCAAACGGCGATATGAACTATATAAAAACTAAGATCACTCAAAAGATCGAAGATGAAATTTCAAGCATTGAAGGTATCAAGAAAATTTACTCAACTAGCTTTGATAATCTAAGTGTGGTCAGCATCGAATTTGAGCTAAATAAAGACCTAGAGAGTGCTACAAATGACGTCCGCGATAAGATGCAAAAAGCTAGGCTAAACGCAAACTACGAGATAGAAAAGCTAAATGGGCTCTCGTCATCTGTATTTAGTCTCTTTATCACAAGGCTTGATGGCAATGAAACCAAGCTCATGCAAGAGATCGATGACGTGGCAAAGCCATTTTTGGAGCGCATTAGCGGCGTTTCAAAGGTCAAGACAAATGGCTTTTTAGAGCCGGCGGTGAAAATTTTACTTGATAGATTTAAGCTTGATAAAAACGCTCTTAGCGCAAACGAAGTGGCAAATTTGATAAAGGTTGAAAATTTAAAAGTGCCACTTGGCAAGATAGAAAATGAGCAGATCCAAATGGCGATCAAGTCAAATTTTAGCGCCAAAAGCGTAGATGAGATAAGAAATTTAACGATCAAACAAGGGGTCTTTTTAAAAGATATCGCAAGCGTTGATCTTGCTTACAAAGATGCAAACGAAGCAGCGATAATGGATAAAAAAAGTGGCGTCTTGCTGGGTCTTGAGCTAGCTCCAGACGCAAACGCTCTAACCGTGATCGCTCTAGCTAAGTCAAAGCTAGATCAGTTTAAAAGCTTGCTTGGCAGCGAATACGACGTAAAAATAGCTTATGATAAGAGCGAAGTGATACAAAAACACATCGATCAAACTGCCTTTGATATGATCCTTGGCGTCTTGCTAACCATCGTGATCGTATATCTGTTTTTAAGAAATTTCTCGATCACCATCATCTCAGTCGTGGCGATCCCAACTAGCATCGTAGCGACATTTTTCATCATAAATGCCCTAGGCTACGACATAAACCGCTTAAGTCTCATAGCGCTGACCCTTGGCATTGGAATTTTTATCGATGATGCGATCGTTGTCACTGAAAATATCGCTAGCAAGCTAAAAGATGAGCCAAATGCCCTAAAAGCAAGCTTTGCAGGTATAAAAGAGATAGCTTTTAGCGTCTTTGCGATCTCGCTCGTGCTGCTTTGCGTCTTTGTGCCAATAGCCTTTATGAGCGGTATCGTTGGCAAATACTTTAACTCATTTGCGATGAGCGTGGCAGCTGGCATCGTCATCTCATTTTTTGTGAGTATATTTCTTGTACCAACGCTTAGTGCTAGGTTTGTAAATGCCAAACAAAGTGGCTTTTTTCTAAAAAGTGAGCCATTTTTTGAAGCGCTTGAAAATGGCTATGAGAAAATTTTAGCTTTAGCTCTTAAATTTAAGCTCATATTTTTAGCTATAACGCTTGCGGTCGTTGTTTGCTCATTTGCTCTGGCTAAATTTGTAGGAGGCGACTTCATGCCAAGCGAGGATAACTCGGAGTTTAACATCTACTTTAAGCTCGATCCCTCACTTAGCCTGCAAGCTAGCAAAGAGAAGCTAAAAGATAAAATTTTACTCATAAATGCCGATCCTCAGGTAGCTTACGCCTACTTCATCCTTGGCTACACAGATGCCAAGCAGCCTTATCTTGTAAAGGCTTACGTTAGACTAAAGGAGCTAAAAGATAGAGCTAATCACGAGCGGCAAAACGCTATCATGCAAAGTTTTCGTGACAGACTAAAGAGCGATGATATGAGCGTCATCGTGGCTGATCTGCCAGTGGTTGAAGGTGGCGATGTGCAGCCAGTTAAGCTTACTATCACTTCTGAAAATGGCAAAGAGCTAGAAAAATTTGTGCCAAAGATCAGCAAAATGCTAAAAGAGATAAATGACGCAACGGACGTAAATTCGCCTGAAGAAGACTTGCTAAAGCGCGTGCAAATCTCTATCGATGAAGATAAGGCTAAGAGGCTAAATTTAGACAAAGCCAGCGTTGCAAGTGCTGTTTATAGCGCATTTAGCCAGAACGAGGTCTCTGTTTTTGAAAACGAAAATGGCAAAGAGTATGAGCTTTATATGCGCCTTGATGATAAATTTAGAAGCGATACAAATGATATCTTAAAGACCAAGATAAGAAGCAAAGAGGGCTTTTTTGTCACACTTGGCGATGTGGCGACGATTAGTTTTGAGCAAAAGCCAGCTAGTATTTCAAGGTTTAATAGAGCCGATGAGATCAAATTTCTAGCAAATACCAAAAACAACGCTCCGCTAAATAGCGTGGCAAATGAAATTTCAAAGAAGCTTGATGAAATTTTGCCTGCAAATTTCAAGTATAAATTTTTGGGATTTGTTGAGCTTATGGACGATACAAACGCTTCTTTTATCTTTACAGTAAGTGCTAGTGCAGTGCTTATTTACATGGTGCTAGCGGCACTTTATGAGAGCTTTTTGCTGCCATTTCTCATCATGCTTGCCATGCCACTTGCCTTTTGTGGTGTGGTGATAGGGCTTTTTATAAGCGGCAATCCATTTAGCCTATTTGTCATGGTTGGCGTCATCTTGCTCTTTGGTATGGTCGGCAAAAACGCCATTTTGGTGGTTGATTTTGCAAACCACTTTGCAAATAGTGGCATGGAGGCGAACGAAGCTGTTAAAATGGCTGCCAAAAAGCGTCTAAGGGCTGTTTTGATGACCACTTTTGCGATGATATTTGCCATGCTGCCTCTTGCTCTTAGCAGGGGTGCTGGCTATGAGGCCAACTCGCCTATGGCTATAAGCATCATCTTTGGGCTCATTAGCTCGACTTTACTAAGCCTGCTTGTCGTGCCAGTTCTGTTTGCATGGGTTTATAATCTTGATAAATTTATAAGAAAATTTTATGAAAGGGAGAGAATTTGA
- a CDS encoding efflux RND transporter periplasmic adaptor subunit, producing the protein MRKLIILMIFGVFSFASEEIFADFEVYAKQSSKLAFESSGKVDKIFVDVSSHVKKGDVLASLDQSSLEIALKKVKNDLELAKNASEFAKNTLNKFTQVKDVTSKQEFDEVKYKFDEAILRVQSAQIAILNAQDRLKKAVLKAPFDGVIASKNIELGEGVSPLSPAFVLNSNEAKILIAIDEKYVDLVKIGDTFKFKLDAASDEKEVKIALIYPEIKRETRKFYAEAYDMSLKPGMFGQGKVIIGKNK; encoded by the coding sequence TTGAGAAAGCTGATAATTTTGATGATATTTGGCGTTTTTTCATTTGCTAGTGAAGAAATTTTTGCTGATTTTGAAGTCTATGCCAAGCAAAGCTCAAAGCTTGCATTTGAGAGCAGCGGCAAGGTGGATAAAATTTTTGTAGATGTTTCAAGTCACGTTAAAAAAGGTGACGTTTTAGCTAGCCTTGATCAAAGCAGCTTAGAAATCGCTCTAAAAAAGGTAAAAAATGATCTTGAGCTGGCAAAAAATGCTAGTGAATTTGCAAAAAATACTTTAAACAAATTTACTCAAGTAAAGGACGTCACTTCAAAGCAAGAATTTGATGAAGTAAAGTATAAATTTGACGAAGCGATACTTCGGGTTCAAAGTGCACAAATTGCTATTTTAAATGCGCAAGATCGCCTTAAAAAAGCTGTTTTAAAAGCCCCATTTGATGGCGTCATAGCTAGTAAAAATATTGAGCTTGGAGAGGGTGTTTCGCCGCTTAGTCCAGCTTTTGTTTTAAATTCAAATGAGGCAAAAATTTTAATAGCAATTGACGAAAAATATGTAGATTTGGTAAAGATTGGCGATACATTTAAATTTAAACTTGACGCAGCAAGCGATGAAAAAGAGGTAAAAATCGCACTTATCTATCCAGAGATCAAGCGAGAGACTAGAAAATTTTATGCCGAGGCTTATGATATGAGCTTAAAACCTGGCATGTTTGGTCAAGGAAAAGTGATAATCGGCAAAAATAAATGA
- a CDS encoding TolC family protein, with protein MKKFLFIFLPVFLLGSNLSMIANKATQNEISKIKELELKRANLNDEATLSSYMPSLSLEGSYGKNASTFPSVVAKESAGVLARIDFLLYDGGAREARLKMSQLLKNKAMIASDEVKNYLALKAVNLYFNAAALENIIAAKQAQANFLKGVLDKLEKANIAGLAAKNELENVRAKYYLANSTQLEYKNKMEQILNEINLLTGEKILPVGGAKMADINSNLASKNAELDRLSQDIFLGEAKLSETRASFLPQILLYDTYGFYKNNYDIDLGRLSSYRSYVDKYLKEDTHGNKFGIAFKWKIFDFFATSKMSQVQKIALDEARLNLEYKRRENETKLKNLQSEIVVLASKIASLNEYVRASDLALKASYEKYNSGLLGYSDLLEALSQKFDAISLFESAKDELEIKKAEFFFENGEPILERIRD; from the coding sequence ATGAAAAAATTTTTATTCATTTTTTTGCCGGTATTTTTGCTTGGTTCAAATTTAAGTATGATCGCAAACAAGGCAACGCAAAATGAAATTTCAAAGATCAAAGAGCTTGAGTTAAAAAGAGCAAATTTAAACGATGAAGCCACATTAAGCTCATATATGCCAAGCCTTAGCTTAGAGGGCTCATACGGCAAAAATGCAAGCACCTTTCCAAGTGTAGTCGCTAAAGAGTCAGCCGGTGTGCTAGCTAGGATAGATTTTTTACTTTATGATGGCGGAGCGAGAGAGGCTAGGCTAAAGATGAGCCAGCTTTTAAAAAACAAAGCCATGATCGCTAGTGATGAAGTCAAAAACTATCTTGCACTTAAGGCTGTAAATTTATACTTTAACGCAGCTGCACTTGAAAATATAATCGCAGCCAAGCAGGCTCAGGCAAATTTTTTAAAAGGCGTTTTAGACAAGCTTGAAAAGGCAAACATTGCAGGCCTTGCCGCAAAAAATGAGCTAGAAAATGTGCGGGCTAAATATTACTTAGCTAATAGCACGCAGCTTGAATACAAAAACAAAATGGAGCAAATCTTAAATGAGATAAATTTGCTAACTGGTGAGAAAATTTTGCCAGTAGGCGGAGCAAAGATGGCTGATATTAACTCAAATTTAGCTTCAAAAAATGCCGAGCTTGATAGACTAAGCCAAGATATATTTTTAGGCGAGGCCAAGCTTAGCGAGACAAGAGCTAGCTTTTTGCCTCAAATTTTGCTTTATGACACATATGGATTTTATAAAAATAATTACGATATCGATCTAGGCAGGCTTAGTTCTTACCGCTCGTATGTGGATAAATACCTAAAAGAAGATACTCATGGTAATAAATTTGGTATCGCTTTTAAATGGAAAATTTTTGATTTTTTCGCCACTAGCAAGATGAGTCAGGTTCAAAAGATCGCGCTTGATGAGGCAAGGCTAAATTTGGAGTATAAAAGGCGTGAAAACGAGACAAAGCTTAAAAATTTGCAAAGTGAAATCGTGGTGCTTGCTTCAAAAATCGCTTCACTAAACGAATATGTAAGAGCAAGTGATTTGGCATTAAAAGCTAGCTATGAAAAGTATAACTCTGGGCTTTTGGGATATAGCGACCTGCTTGAGGCGCTCTCTCAGAAATTTGATGCCATTAGCCTTTTTGAGAGTGCAAAGGATGAGCTTGAGATCAAAAAAGCGGAGTTCTTTTTTGAAAATGGTGAGCCGATTTTAGAGAGGATTAGAGATTGA